CATGCGGGGTGATCTTATTGTCTTTAAGCGCATTCAGCTCATGGAGGATTTCATTCGCCCGCGCTAAGGCAGCAGCCGGAGGCGGCGTCAGCCACGTCAGCTGAAGGATATCTTTCACGCCCCACTGTACCATGTCGAGTACCAGGGATGCGAGATCAGCCTCAAGGATCTCCGGAGTACGATATGGCGCCATTCTTTCCTGCGTTGCTAATGACCACATACGATAGCAGGTACCTGGACTAAGTCTTCCTGCTCTTCCGGAACGCTGGTCGGCTGAGTCGACTGAGATCTGCGAGGTCTTTAACCCCGACAGTCCCGACTTTGGATCAAAAGCCTGACTTCTTCCGAGTCCGCTGTCCACTACGATCTTTATGCCTTCTATGGTTAAGCTGGTTTCAGCAATCGATGTCGCCAGAACCACCTTTCTTTTACCCGAGGGATCGGGCATAATAGCTGCATTCTGTTCTGCAAATGAAAGCTGACCATACAAGGGATGGATACCAATATCTCTGAGCTGTCTTTTCAGTAAGGCTTCGCATTTTCTGATCTCGCCCTGCCCGGGAAGAAACACGAGAACATCCCCCTCCCTCTCCGCTATAGCGCGAACAACGGTTCGTGCGCATACTTCCGGCAGTTGCTGCAAATCCTGCTCGCCTGTATAGATAACATCTACCGGATACATACTTCCTTTGCTTTCGACCACAGGGGCTTCCAGTAACCCGGCCAGGCGCGGAATATCAAGGGTGGCCGACATGACCACGATCCGCATATCGGGGCGTAGCACCTGCTGCGTCTCCCGGCAGAGAGCCAGCGCGATGTCGGCATGGATGCTTCTTTCATGAAACTCATCAAAAATCACCAGTCCGATATCTTCGAGGGCATTATCACTGTGAAGCATTCTTGTGAGTATCCCCTCTGTTACCACTTCAATCCGTGTTTGAAAAGATGTTTTATTTTCAAAACGGATGCGGTATCCTACAGTCTGGCCGGGTTGTTCTCCTAATAAGGAAGCCATCCTGTTTGCGATAGTCCCCGCAGCTAAACGCCTCGGCTCGAGAATAATCATTTTCTTATCTTTCAGCCAGGGTTCCTGAAGTAATGCCAAAGGAAGGACAGTACTTTTCCCGGCACCCGGAGGAGCGCTTATGATGAGCGTGTTATTAGTGGCAAGACTACTGCTTACGGAAGGAATGATTTCTGTAACCGGAAGTCCTGTTTTATAGGGATCAAAATTATTGCGCATGCGCTGCAAAGATACAGGGAAATCATTTTTAATGTGAAGCATTCCTTTGGTTGATCAATATCATCACCCCTTTAATCTATCTGAAGAATTTGCAAGGAAGCTATAGCAGGGGCTTCACTGAGAGTCGGAATGCTTCCGTACATTAGCCCGGCTGGCTTCGGCACGGCTATGGGATTTCTTCTACAGTTCTTCTAAAAAATCCAATACCCAGACCGAAGCCAGGCAATACCCAGCCAGAAGGTGAGTAGTTGCCACTACGAACATGGTCAGGAAAAGGTCCCCAATTTGTCAACAATGCTGCCCAGCTCATACCCTGGTTTGGCTATCTTCGGTACAGACAGCCACTCGCTCCCGTGCTTCTTCGGTTTTTGTCGAAGAAGCACAGGAGGAAGACAAAGCATGGTCGCTAAGTGAGTGCCGACCACTCCGAACCCTTTCTGAAGCGGGTCCGAAGCGAACGTCAAAATTTGCATATAAACACAAGTTTGGATAAGTTTGCGGAACGGAAATGGTGTCTTCCGACTTAACCGCCCTAAAAAGCTGATGGCGCCTGCAAAATTCAATCCGGGAAGGTTTACTTCCCGCGAACAATTTATTTGTAGGCAACAATCAAAATGACAGCAAGAAATATAGCATCCGAACAATTCCCAATCTTAAAAAACCTTGTACGATGGACTGTAATGGTGATTCCGGTTGCTATTGTGACGGGAAGCATGGTCGCGTTGTTCCTCTGGCTGCTCCATTCGGTTACTGATATCCGTTTTAATAATCCATACCTCTTATTTTTTCTGCCTCTGGCCGGACTGCTTATACATATAATCTATAAGGGTATCGGGCAATCGTCGGAAAAAGGAAATAATCTGATCATCGACGAAATCCACAGTCCGGGAGGAGGAATTCCGAAACGGATGGCCCCTATCGTATTGTTGTCAACGGTGCTCACTCATCTATTCGGAGGCTCGGCAGGTCGCGAAGGAACGGCAGTCCAGATAGGCGGCAGCATTGCCCAGATGTTCGGAAGCTGGTTTAAGCTGCAAAAGAAGGATATGACCATTCTGCTTACTGCCGGTGTAGCGGCTGGATTCGGTGCTGTTTTCGGAACGCCGCTGACAGGAGCGATCTTTGCAATGGAGGTATTGACCATCGGACGTATTCAATACGATGCCCTGCTGCCTTGCCTCATCGCCAGCATTGCAGGCGACGCAACGGTAAGCGCCTGGGGAATTCATCACACTACGTATCATATTGATGTTTTTCATTCAGCACCGGGACTGTTCTCTTCTTATTTGTCACCCGATTTCTATCTGCTTTTGAAGGTAATTATTGCCGCTATTGCCTTCGGTCTGTCGTCTTATCTTTTTTCTATACTTGTATACGGGATCAAAAATTTCTTTGTCAGCAGGTTTACCATAAAGTGGCTGATACCGGTAACCGGGGGACTTATTATCATCGGATTAACGTACGTTACCGGTAAACCAGATTATCTGGGCCTGGGCGTTGATTCGCAATATGCCGGTGCGGTAACTATACCATCGGCTTTTAAGGCTGGTGGGGCGGATACATGGAGCTGGCTTTGGAAAACCCTTTATACATGCCTGACCCTTGGAACAGGCTTCAAGGGCGGCGAAGTGACTCCTTTGTTTTATATCGGGGCAACCCTGGGCAACACGCTTTCTATTTTACTGGATGCCCCCGTGGGCCTTTTTGCGGCGCTGGGTTTTATCGCTGTATTTGCAGGAGCCACCAACACGCCTTTGGCCTGCACCATCATGGGCGTTGAATTATTTGGTAGCGAGTACATCATTTTTTTCGCGACGGCCTGTTTTGTTGCTTACTTCTTCAGCGGACATTCGGGAATCTACAGCTCGCAGCGCATTGCCGTGCCTAAAATCCTTAATTCACGTTTTTCTGAAGAAACTTCACTCTCTGAATCGAACCAGCGAAGGGGTCGGCGCATGCGATGGAAGTTAGCGAAGTATATCGTTGCTTTAAAAAATAGAAGGGGATAATAATTACACAGCCAGTCGACACAAAACGCTTCTAATTGTTTTTACTATATCCGTTAAAGATCCAGTACCCCCCTGAGTCTTTCCGGTATTGAACTTCATAGTATTCACCTTCAATTGAGAGATTAAAGCTAAAGGACTGCGCCGAACGATCGGTGGGAATATACTGATAAAGGATACCGTCTGCTACCATTTCAATAGCATCTCTCAATTCATCCCGCTCAATAATGATACGGAGTTCGATATCTGTAAGTTCGAAGATGAGGTTTTGGAAGCGGTGGACGCTAAAAGATTTCGAAAGGACTGTTTTACCGTCCTTTATGATCTCAAAATTGTCGCCCGTGTGTCTGATATGCCAGGAAGGCAACGACTCTATACTGAACAGACTATGGGCGCTTTCAAAAAAGCCCAGCATCAAAAGCCATTCATTTGTTAGCGGTACCGGCTTGCAGGTCGTCTCCAGATCTTTCCAGAATTCCGCAGAGCGAAAAGCTTCCACTGATGCTTCAACCGGGGAGCCATCCTCCAGTCCTATGATATTTCCAATTCTAAGTTCGCTTGCTTTTATCATTGTTATCCCGCCGGGTTAATTCCGCAAAGATAACACAAGCATTAACCTATAGGTCCAAAGTTGCTCTTTTCAGATCAAAATTTATCAGGGCCTCGTTAATTATTGATTCTCTTTCCGCCCTGGCTGATTCATCGAGTTCGGCCCACGAACCTTCCTTGAA
The window above is part of the Arcticibacter tournemirensis genome. Proteins encoded here:
- the hrpB gene encoding ATP-dependent helicase HrpB, yielding MLHIKNDFPVSLQRMRNNFDPYKTGLPVTEIIPSVSSSLATNNTLIISAPPGAGKSTVLPLALLQEPWLKDKKMIILEPRRLAAGTIANRMASLLGEQPGQTVGYRIRFENKTSFQTRIEVVTEGILTRMLHSDNALEDIGLVIFDEFHERSIHADIALALCRETQQVLRPDMRIVVMSATLDIPRLAGLLEAPVVESKGSMYPVDVIYTGEQDLQQLPEVCARTVVRAIAEREGDVLVFLPGQGEIRKCEALLKRQLRDIGIHPLYGQLSFAEQNAAIMPDPSGKRKVVLATSIAETSLTIEGIKIVVDSGLGRSQAFDPKSGLSGLKTSQISVDSADQRSGRAGRLSPGTCYRMWSLATQERMAPYRTPEILEADLASLVLDMVQWGVKDILQLTWLTPPPAAALARANEILHELNALKDNKITPHGKRIHALPCHPRIAHMLAMASGTENLALATDLAALLEERDPLEKEGNIDINLRVEALRRHRQERRKERRMDNIEKIASSYRRLFRVDEDNRTNDPYATGLLLSYAYPERIACARPGHTGQFQLANGKTAAVSTEDDLAHEHWLAVAQLDARKGIGKIFLAAPVNANDLVDIASESDTVLWDTRKGGIVATRDLRIGSIVLQSRQMMSPDQELVIEAVSEALKAEGEGLLNFTEETEQWQNRVMSLRLWRPEENWPDVSTAALLENNKRWLSSYLPQVKKTEDLKRINLVQVLQQSLPYEMQVTLDHLAPSSIRVPSGSQVKLKYHADGALPVLAVRLQEVFGMLDTPKINEGRQGVVLHLLSPGFKPVQVTSDLRSFWENAYFEVRKELKRRYPKHSWPEEPLKAEAVSGVRRK
- a CDS encoding voltage-gated chloride channel family protein, translated to MTARNIASEQFPILKNLVRWTVMVIPVAIVTGSMVALFLWLLHSVTDIRFNNPYLLFFLPLAGLLIHIIYKGIGQSSEKGNNLIIDEIHSPGGGIPKRMAPIVLLSTVLTHLFGGSAGREGTAVQIGGSIAQMFGSWFKLQKKDMTILLTAGVAAGFGAVFGTPLTGAIFAMEVLTIGRIQYDALLPCLIASIAGDATVSAWGIHHTTYHIDVFHSAPGLFSSYLSPDFYLLLKVIIAAIAFGLSSYLFSILVYGIKNFFVSRFTIKWLIPVTGGLIIIGLTYVTGKPDYLGLGVDSQYAGAVTIPSAFKAGGADTWSWLWKTLYTCLTLGTGFKGGEVTPLFYIGATLGNTLSILLDAPVGLFAALGFIAVFAGATNTPLACTIMGVELFGSEYIIFFATACFVAYFFSGHSGIYSSQRIAVPKILNSRFSEETSLSESNQRRGRRMRWKLAKYIVALKNRRG